One window of Deltaproteobacteria bacterium genomic DNA carries:
- a CDS encoding glycosyl hydrolase, which yields MPTHARNARLRLAVLCAAVMVAGACTKADYAHLYANQPFAPSYTHDDVANLNHMGANLVDKGVNFAVYSEHATEVQLALFDDPESDQPTRSLAMTQVGNVWSVYVEGVGPGQAYGYVAWGPNWTHDSNWHCGSIAGFHSDVDSDGNRYNPNKLLWDPYAHEITRKHDWARASTASGPDRAKCDYGAASKGLVVQSTYQWSPSEDAWRTMRQSNTTVGHRWQDQVIYEVHPKGFTADSASGVLHPGTYRGIGENAAYLKDLGITAVELMPVFEKPVDGGYWGYQTLGFFIPERTYANDQLRWGPIEEFKWMVDQLHQNGIEVMLDVVYNHTGEGGLWRQYIQDSFTPDPSLNPANYYNLDPKEIAGLYSFRGLDNQAYYALDATHQYYWNNTGVGQETRPNYAPMRRLVLDSLRYWVTEFHVDGFRFDLAPILNETDLNYNVQADMNTSVTADIANDPVLQQYNTRLVAEPWSLSAFDVGKFPAASNKDGTAWGEWNGPFRDWWRAFLNGDQNSGIGTSGWLLNSQDNGGDCGFFLYGSKDYYAWNNRRPYNSINFVTIHDGFTMYDLFSYDQKVNGCGPLNPACCPQTPGICDETSGEDHNRSFNWGKLSFSGTAAAGSIQTAYADGQPACQGTADSNGNWGCTISSSAAEAIKRHMMRDLFTAMMISHGTPMILGGDEWMRTQLGNNNAYSSGADNPTNWFAWGEWIVDPSHQRMHDFVRQVVNMRNNHRYAFAPDQYDQGAPFKWMNEGGTEGPNFSSRHLAQYYYDTSYGKALYVIINGEDSSVDFQLPSEHSWNRLIDTQPYFDQDDYFPANGLDPTLSANASVSGLPTPVPTSDYNTPPRTIVVLEAND from the coding sequence ATGCCCACGCACGCGCGCAACGCCCGGCTCCGGCTCGCAGTGCTCTGCGCCGCGGTGATGGTCGCGGGCGCGTGCACCAAGGCCGACTACGCGCACCTGTACGCGAACCAGCCCTTCGCACCCAGCTACACCCACGATGACGTGGCGAACCTGAACCACATGGGCGCCAACCTCGTGGACAAGGGCGTCAACTTCGCCGTCTACAGCGAGCACGCCACCGAGGTGCAGCTCGCGCTCTTCGACGACCCCGAGTCGGACCAGCCCACGCGCTCGCTGGCCATGACGCAGGTGGGGAACGTGTGGAGCGTCTACGTCGAGGGCGTGGGCCCGGGCCAGGCGTACGGCTACGTGGCCTGGGGCCCGAACTGGACGCACGACTCCAACTGGCACTGCGGCTCCATCGCCGGCTTCCACTCGGACGTGGACTCCGACGGCAACCGCTACAACCCCAACAAGCTGCTCTGGGATCCGTACGCGCACGAGATCACGCGCAAGCACGACTGGGCGCGCGCCTCGACGGCCAGCGGCCCCGACCGCGCCAAGTGCGACTACGGCGCGGCGTCGAAGGGCCTGGTGGTTCAGTCCACCTACCAGTGGAGCCCGAGTGAGGACGCGTGGCGCACCATGCGCCAGTCGAACACGACGGTGGGCCATCGTTGGCAAGATCAAGTCATCTATGAAGTGCATCCCAAAGGCTTCACCGCCGACTCCGCCTCGGGCGTGCTGCACCCCGGCACCTATCGTGGAATTGGTGAGAACGCGGCGTACTTGAAAGACCTGGGCATCACGGCCGTGGAGCTGATGCCTGTCTTCGAGAAGCCCGTCGACGGCGGCTACTGGGGCTATCAGACGCTCGGCTTCTTCATCCCCGAGCGCACCTACGCCAACGACCAGCTCCGCTGGGGCCCGATTGAAGAGTTCAAGTGGATGGTGGATCAGCTCCACCAGAACGGCATCGAGGTGATGCTGGACGTCGTCTACAACCACACCGGCGAGGGCGGCCTCTGGCGCCAGTACATTCAAGACTCGTTCACGCCCGACCCGAGCCTCAATCCTGCCAATTATTACAATTTGGATCCGAAGGAGATCGCCGGGCTCTACAGCTTCCGCGGCCTCGACAACCAGGCGTACTACGCGCTCGACGCGACCCATCAGTACTACTGGAACAACACCGGCGTCGGGCAGGAGACGCGGCCGAACTACGCGCCCATGCGCCGGCTGGTTCTCGACTCACTTCGCTACTGGGTGACCGAGTTCCACGTCGACGGCTTCCGCTTCGACCTCGCGCCGATCCTCAACGAGACGGATCTCAACTACAACGTGCAGGCAGACATGAACACGTCGGTCACCGCCGACATCGCGAACGACCCGGTGCTGCAGCAGTACAACACGCGCCTGGTCGCGGAGCCGTGGAGCCTCTCGGCGTTCGACGTGGGCAAGTTCCCCGCCGCCAGCAACAAGGACGGCACCGCCTGGGGCGAGTGGAACGGCCCCTTCCGCGACTGGTGGCGCGCCTTCCTCAACGGCGACCAGAACTCCGGAATCGGCACCTCGGGCTGGCTGCTCAACTCTCAAGACAATGGCGGTGATTGCGGCTTCTTCTTGTACGGTTCTAAAGACTACTACGCGTGGAACAACCGGCGCCCGTACAACTCGATCAACTTCGTGACCATCCACGATGGCTTCACGATGTACGACCTCTTCTCATACGACCAGAAGGTCAACGGCTGCGGCCCGCTCAACCCTGCGTGCTGCCCGCAGACGCCCGGCATCTGCGACGAGACCTCGGGTGAAGATCACAATCGATCCTTCAACTGGGGAAAGTTGAGCTTCAGCGGCACCGCGGCCGCGGGTTCCATTCAGACCGCATACGCCGATGGCCAGCCCGCGTGCCAGGGCACCGCCGACAGCAATGGCAACTGGGGCTGCACCATCTCCAGCTCTGCGGCCGAGGCCATCAAGCGCCACATGATGCGCGATCTCTTCACCGCGATGATGATCTCGCACGGCACGCCGATGATCCTCGGCGGCGACGAGTGGATGCGCACGCAGCTCGGCAACAACAACGCCTACAGCTCGGGCGCCGACAACCCCACCAACTGGTTCGCCTGGGGCGAGTGGATCGTCGATCCCAGCCACCAGCGCATGCACGACTTCGTGCGCCAGGTGGTCAATATGCGCAACAACCACCGCTATGCATTTGCGCCCGATCAGTACGATCAAGGCGCGCCGTTCAAGTGGATGAACGAAGGCGGCACCGAGGGCCCGAACTTCTCGAGCCGGCATCTGGCTCAATATTATTACGATACCTCGTACGGGAAGGCGCTCTACGTCATCATCAACGGCGAGGACTCGAGCGTGGATTTCCAGCTGCCGTCGGAGCACAGCTGGAACCGGCTGATCGACACGCAGCCGTACTTCGACCAGGACGACTACTTCCCGGCCAACGGGCTCGACCCCACGCTCTCCGCCAACGCGAGCGTGAGCGGGCTGCCCACGCCCGTTCCCACCAGCGACTACAACACCCCGCCGCGCACCATCGTCGTCCTCGAAGCCAACGACTGA
- a CDS encoding J domain-containing protein: protein MFTALLRSQPDVRARLFKLVETSARPLLIAQEHDVSMGGPFERRQPYRYLLEKGADVSIVIVADDGHDGMWRDPIGELAAEYFDDPQDIAASVGGYLLFREGLDPTYLKRDLWDPLSDVRMLIARMRLKIEPPPEPPKEKEKPRFRRASDGRSEDEIDTDPGHSRGRPAEDTTKDEPRARRPRPTTGARPQAAPPPEPPPPPPEPPRPDPFAVLGIAKTANEEEVRKAFLGLVVQYHPDKVAHLAPEFRELAENKTRELTAAYEAAQRIVRGEPPVGS, encoded by the coding sequence GTGTTCACCGCCCTGCTCCGCTCCCAGCCCGACGTCCGCGCGCGGCTCTTCAAGCTGGTGGAGACCAGCGCGCGGCCGCTGCTGATCGCGCAAGAGCACGACGTCTCCATGGGCGGCCCGTTCGAGCGGCGGCAGCCGTATCGCTACCTGCTCGAGAAGGGCGCCGACGTCTCCATCGTCATCGTGGCCGACGACGGCCATGACGGCATGTGGCGCGATCCGATCGGCGAGCTCGCGGCGGAGTACTTCGACGATCCTCAAGACATCGCCGCGTCCGTGGGCGGCTACCTGCTCTTTCGCGAAGGGCTGGATCCCACCTACCTCAAGCGCGATCTCTGGGATCCGCTCTCCGACGTGCGAATGCTCATCGCGCGCATGCGCCTGAAGATCGAGCCGCCGCCCGAGCCGCCGAAGGAAAAGGAGAAGCCGCGCTTCCGCCGCGCGTCGGACGGTCGATCCGAGGACGAGATCGACACCGATCCTGGCCACTCCCGCGGCCGTCCCGCCGAGGACACGACGAAGGACGAGCCCCGCGCGCGGCGACCGCGGCCCACCACGGGCGCGCGACCGCAAGCTGCGCCGCCGCCCGAGCCGCCGCCTCCGCCGCCCGAGCCGCCCAGGCCGGATCCGTTCGCCGTCCTCGGCATCGCCAAGACGGCGAACGAAGAAGAAGTGCGCAAGGCGTTCCTGGGGCTCGTGGTGCAGTACCACCCGGACAAGGTCGCGCACCTGGCGCCGGAGTTCCGCGAGTTGGCCGAGAACAAGACGCGCGAGCTCACCGCCGCCTACGAGGCCGCGCAGCGTATCGTCCGGGGCGAGCCGCCCGTCGGAAGCTGA
- a CDS encoding methyltransferase domain-containing protein gives MKLLQRLRRRRHDEVRKVYAAWAPAYDLGPGNPVQRANDAALALCVPNASERGVALDLGCGTGHHQVLLRARGWERVFGFDLSPEMLKRTSGYSGLAVAELHQVPARPVELVLCSLVLGHVEKLDPALDALARLVRYGGDLVLSELHPRALRMGLAATCPGSDGRWWRLPHSTHDVDDVVRGLSRRGLAVELVTEPAPEPLLPREPRRPLVPLVYALRARRVVG, from the coding sequence GTGAAGCTCCTGCAGCGCCTGCGCCGCCGACGCCACGACGAGGTCCGCAAGGTCTACGCCGCCTGGGCGCCCGCGTACGATCTCGGCCCGGGCAACCCCGTGCAGCGCGCCAACGACGCCGCCCTCGCCCTCTGCGTGCCCAACGCGAGCGAGCGCGGCGTGGCCCTCGACCTCGGCTGCGGCACCGGCCACCACCAGGTACTGCTCCGCGCGCGCGGCTGGGAGCGCGTCTTTGGATTTGATCTCTCGCCGGAGATGCTGAAGCGGACGTCGGGCTACTCCGGGCTCGCCGTCGCCGAGCTGCACCAGGTGCCCGCGCGCCCCGTGGAGCTGGTGCTCTGCTCGCTGGTGCTGGGCCACGTGGAGAAGCTCGACCCCGCGCTCGACGCGCTCGCACGCCTGGTCCGCTACGGCGGCGACCTGGTGCTCTCTGAGCTGCACCCGCGCGCGCTGCGCATGGGCCTGGCCGCGACGTGTCCCGGCTCCGACGGCCGCTGGTGGCGGCTGCCGCATTCGACCCACGACGTCGACGACGTGGTGCGCGGCTTGAGTCGACGCGGCCTCGCCGTGGAGCTGGTCACCGAGCCCGCGCCCGAGCCGCTCCTGCCTCGCGAGCCGCGAAGGCCGCTGGTGCCGCTGGTGTACGCCCTGCGCGCGCGCCGCGTGGTGGGCTGA
- a CDS encoding serine/threonine protein kinase, translating into MATELPQAEFERVLQGLALDSATLNHPVDATFVPDRAGSVHDPSLNSLPMLSLGENGTAAPELSLQGLLGEGGRGEVRLARQQSLRRLVAVKNLKGGQAPQLTQEMLREARITGNLEHPNIVPVYALGRDAHDRVILVMRKVDGVPWGKLLREQGPAQTDAALERNLEIFRQVCFAIEFAHSQGIVHRDLKPDNVMIGPFGEVVVLDWGLAASLEGDPTRDLPPLKSLRGLAGTPSYMSPELVSGEGARVGKFTDVYLLGSTLHEIITGAPPHSGVDLTDVLEKAFHSAPQTYDASVPAELASICRKAMAAEPSDRYASVAELRLAVAGFLRHRQSAFLAEEAVRKLESLNARISQDAQPHTVLAQALFGFEQALRTWPENPVALGGQRRARESEVSLELAHGNLAGAERALAALDSPPAELVAKVEELRKEMAASKAELAALRERERENDPELTNGTRNAILFATALVWFILPTVVGYGQNQGWFTVKSTAGLWGEVVFAGTVVVASYFGRKQMHVNRIGRRLSMTMVLVVCFSCLVRLCALWANISVAAGFPFELLMYSCVAAVAATFVDLRFAWAAVAYGLGALLAALAPKELVFYVVGVANLLALAPTALLWDRFGRFGCEELGGTGGKVV; encoded by the coding sequence ATGGCCACCGAGCTGCCCCAGGCGGAGTTCGAGCGCGTCCTCCAGGGGCTGGCGCTGGACTCGGCCACCCTGAATCACCCGGTCGATGCCACCTTCGTGCCCGACCGCGCCGGCAGCGTGCACGACCCCAGTCTGAACTCGCTGCCCATGCTCTCACTGGGCGAGAACGGCACCGCGGCGCCGGAGCTCTCGCTGCAGGGCCTGTTGGGCGAGGGCGGGCGCGGCGAGGTCCGGCTGGCGCGGCAGCAGTCGCTGCGGCGCTTGGTGGCGGTGAAGAACCTCAAGGGCGGCCAGGCGCCACAGCTCACCCAGGAGATGCTGCGCGAGGCGCGCATCACCGGAAACCTCGAGCACCCCAACATCGTGCCGGTGTACGCGCTCGGCCGCGACGCGCACGACCGGGTGATCCTGGTGATGCGCAAGGTGGACGGCGTGCCCTGGGGCAAGCTCCTGCGCGAGCAGGGCCCGGCGCAGACCGACGCCGCGCTGGAGCGCAACCTCGAGATCTTCCGGCAGGTGTGCTTCGCCATCGAGTTCGCGCACAGCCAGGGCATCGTCCACCGCGACCTCAAGCCCGACAACGTGATGATCGGCCCGTTCGGCGAGGTCGTGGTCCTCGACTGGGGCCTGGCCGCGAGCCTGGAGGGTGATCCCACGCGCGATCTGCCGCCGCTCAAGTCGCTGCGCGGGCTGGCGGGGACGCCGTCGTACATGTCGCCGGAGCTGGTGAGCGGCGAGGGCGCGCGCGTCGGCAAGTTCACCGACGTGTACCTGTTGGGCTCCACGCTCCACGAGATCATCACCGGCGCACCGCCCCACAGCGGCGTCGATCTCACCGACGTTCTCGAGAAGGCCTTCCACTCCGCGCCGCAGACCTATGACGCCAGCGTGCCCGCGGAGCTCGCGAGCATCTGTCGCAAGGCCATGGCCGCCGAGCCGTCGGACCGGTACGCCAGCGTGGCCGAGCTGCGGCTGGCGGTGGCGGGCTTTCTGCGGCACCGGCAGAGCGCGTTCCTCGCCGAGGAGGCGGTTCGCAAGCTGGAGTCGCTGAACGCGCGCATCAGCCAGGACGCGCAGCCGCACACGGTGCTGGCCCAGGCGCTCTTCGGCTTCGAGCAGGCGCTGCGCACCTGGCCCGAGAACCCGGTGGCGCTGGGTGGCCAGCGGCGGGCGCGGGAGTCCGAGGTCTCGCTGGAGCTGGCACACGGCAACCTCGCGGGCGCGGAGCGTGCGCTGGCGGCCCTCGACTCGCCGCCGGCAGAGCTGGTGGCGAAGGTGGAGGAGCTGCGCAAGGAGATGGCGGCCTCCAAGGCGGAGCTGGCGGCGCTTCGCGAGCGCGAGCGCGAGAACGATCCCGAGCTCACCAACGGGACGCGCAACGCCATCCTGTTCGCCACGGCGCTGGTCTGGTTCATCCTCCCCACGGTCGTGGGCTACGGCCAGAACCAGGGCTGGTTCACGGTGAAGAGCACGGCCGGGCTCTGGGGCGAGGTGGTCTTCGCCGGGACGGTGGTGGTAGCGAGCTACTTTGGCCGCAAGCAGATGCACGTGAACCGCATCGGCCGGCGGCTCTCCATGACCATGGTCCTGGTGGTGTGCTTCTCCTGCCTGGTGCGGCTCTGCGCGCTCTGGGCGAACATCTCGGTCGCCGCGGGCTTCCCCTTCGAGCTGCTCATGTACTCGTGCGTGGCCGCGGTGGCTGCGACCTTCGTGGACCTGCGCTTCGCCTGGGCCGCGGTGGCGTATGGGCTGGGCGCGCTGCTCGCGGCGCTCGCTCCCAAAGAGCTCGTGTTCTACGTGGTGGGCGTGGCGAACCTCCTGGCGCTGGCGCCCACGGCGCTGCTCTGGGACCGCTTCGGCCGCTTCGGCTGCGAGGAGCTCGGTGGCACCGGCGGCAAGGTCGTCTGA
- a CDS encoding PAS domain-containing protein, with protein MVAPAEHRPFESLPTAVVVVTDAGIVYANPACLQLLHRTRAEMLGLRVPALIDAWVEPDDRAQAHGFYLARNKGESVPEPVWLRMRTGDGRLQTVKLRTSDGPRAGERTYVLSQDSADAEVRRLTDALAAGSWALVSQPNETAVLEAAADTLAAQGFRVVLFRVEGESFRHVSLRQDERARALVEKLAGAPMKALPLSKEQATEFARCLEQRTTLFIQDNHALVDRFRSPEVAAAIKAVMPRRGVVAPVLVEGQPYGLITAQHDTLTPAGVGAIELFAHRVGSAIETVRLREKLVAQERLATLGEAAAVLAHEVRNPVAAILNALALLRHDPQHSMAQRIAEEEANRLERLVRDLLNLARPLEPQLRELDLVDLATRTAASLRNRRPKEPLHIEVVAGGPIPMVGDALLLELALENLLANAVRASPPGGRVEVRLEQRTGITCVAVDDQGPGVGEGLAERVFEPFFTTHATGTGLGLAVVRKVAEAHGGQVRAAQSPLGGARFEMELPRR; from the coding sequence GTGGTCGCCCCCGCCGAGCACCGCCCCTTCGAGTCGCTCCCCACCGCCGTGGTGGTGGTCACCGACGCGGGCATCGTCTACGCGAACCCGGCCTGTCTCCAGCTGCTGCACCGCACGCGCGCGGAGATGCTGGGCTTGCGCGTGCCCGCGCTCATCGATGCCTGGGTGGAGCCCGACGACCGGGCGCAGGCGCACGGCTTCTACCTCGCTCGGAACAAGGGCGAGTCGGTGCCCGAGCCGGTCTGGCTGCGGATGCGCACCGGCGACGGGCGGCTGCAGACCGTGAAGCTGAGGACCAGCGACGGCCCGCGCGCGGGCGAGCGCACCTATGTGCTCTCCCAGGACAGCGCGGATGCCGAGGTGCGCCGCCTCACCGACGCGCTCGCCGCTGGGAGCTGGGCGCTGGTGTCGCAGCCCAACGAGACCGCGGTGCTCGAGGCCGCCGCCGACACGCTCGCGGCGCAGGGCTTCCGGGTGGTGCTGTTCCGGGTCGAGGGCGAGAGCTTCCGCCACGTGAGCCTGCGCCAGGACGAGCGGGCGCGCGCGCTGGTGGAGAAGCTGGCCGGCGCCCCCATGAAGGCCCTGCCGCTGTCGAAGGAGCAGGCCACCGAGTTTGCGCGCTGCCTGGAGCAGCGCACCACCCTCTTCATCCAGGACAACCACGCGCTGGTGGACCGCTTCCGCTCGCCCGAGGTGGCCGCGGCCATCAAGGCGGTCATGCCGCGTCGAGGCGTGGTCGCGCCGGTGCTCGTGGAGGGCCAGCCCTACGGGCTCATCACCGCCCAGCACGACACGCTCACGCCCGCCGGCGTCGGCGCCATCGAGCTCTTCGCGCACCGGGTGGGCAGCGCCATCGAGACGGTGCGGCTGCGCGAGAAGCTGGTGGCCCAGGAGCGGCTGGCGACGCTCGGCGAAGCGGCGGCGGTGCTGGCCCACGAGGTGCGCAACCCGGTGGCGGCGATCCTCAACGCGCTGGCGCTCTTGCGGCACGACCCGCAGCACTCGATGGCGCAGCGCATCGCCGAAGAGGAGGCGAATCGCCTCGAGCGCCTGGTGCGCGACCTGCTCAACCTGGCCCGCCCGCTGGAGCCCCAGCTCCGAGAGCTCGACCTCGTGGACCTCGCCACGCGCACCGCGGCCAGCCTGCGCAATCGGCGGCCGAAGGAACCGCTGCACATCGAGGTGGTCGCCGGCGGCCCCATCCCGATGGTGGGCGACGCTCTGCTGCTGGAGCTGGCGCTGGAGAACCTCCTGGCCAACGCGGTGCGCGCGTCACCGCCGGGCGGCCGCGTGGAGGTGCGGCTCGAGCAGCGCACGGGCATCACCTGCGTGGCCGTCGACGACCAGGGCCCGGGCGTGGGCGAAGGGCTCGCGGAGCGCGTCTTCGAGCCGTTCTTCACCACCCACGCCACGGGAACCGGGCTGGGGCTGGCGGTGGTACGCAAGGTGGCCGAGGCGCACGGCGGCCAGGTGCGCGCGGCGCAGAGCCCGCTCGGCGGCGCGCGGTTCGAGATGGAGCTGCCGCGTCGGTAG
- a CDS encoding response regulator, which produces MSEKRVLVVDDDADLREVIVLALRDALIEVDEAPDGLRALDLLAAGLRPSLILVDLVMPVLDGRAFIRKLANLGPQMAQTPVLVLTASARPVLPGDVPVLGKPFDAFELVRRVRQLLEQPQAVAC; this is translated from the coding sequence ATGTCGGAGAAGCGCGTGCTGGTGGTCGACGACGATGCCGACCTGCGCGAAGTGATCGTCCTTGCGCTCCGCGACGCGCTCATCGAGGTCGACGAGGCCCCCGACGGCCTGCGCGCGCTGGACCTGCTCGCCGCCGGCCTGCGCCCCTCGCTGATCTTGGTGGATCTGGTGATGCCGGTGCTCGACGGCCGCGCGTTCATCCGCAAGCTGGCCAACCTCGGGCCGCAGATGGCGCAGACGCCGGTGCTGGTGCTGACCGCCAGCGCGCGGCCGGTGCTCCCCGGCGACGTGCCTGTGCTGGGCAAGCCGTTCGATGCCTTCGAGCTCGTGCGCCGCGTCCGGCAGCTGCTCGAGCAGCCGCAAGCCGTCGCCTGCTAG
- a CDS encoding AraC family transcriptional regulator ligand-binding domain-containing protein, producing MPGQVIASYVRPFAQHLRAGGKDPLALAKRVGIPDPEKAKSEWLTRAQVRTYLDEAALEIRDPDLGLTVAREREKGSYGLVEFGTRSAPDLRGALAFTLTYSPLLKEGMESYFDEDDTAARFGFGSPDDALGLGRHGHEYKLLAALMIIRDVLGGELEPGRIWLAHPAPADLRGLRAVAPRSEFLFGQSDNGFSFPKEALDQRLVSADPALFAFLSKQAARLLAAPRETPFIADVRTRLGKLLAAGTADVEALAKQLHMSSRTLQRRLEGEGLKFQGLLDQMRQQLARRLVGQSEQETEDISKQLGYANVTAFLRAFKRWTAMSPTEYRRRARRGDEG from the coding sequence ATGCCAGGTCAGGTGATCGCCAGCTACGTGCGGCCGTTCGCCCAGCACCTCCGCGCGGGCGGCAAGGATCCCCTCGCGCTCGCGAAGCGCGTGGGCATCCCCGATCCCGAGAAGGCCAAGAGCGAGTGGCTCACCCGCGCCCAGGTGCGCACCTACCTCGACGAGGCCGCCCTCGAGATTCGCGATCCCGACCTCGGGCTCACGGTCGCGCGCGAGAGAGAGAAGGGCTCGTACGGGCTGGTGGAGTTCGGCACCCGCAGCGCGCCCGACCTGCGCGGCGCCCTCGCCTTCACCCTCACCTACTCGCCGCTGCTCAAGGAGGGCATGGAGAGCTACTTCGACGAGGACGACACCGCGGCGCGCTTCGGCTTCGGCTCGCCCGACGACGCGCTCGGCCTCGGGCGGCACGGCCACGAGTACAAGCTGCTCGCGGCGCTGATGATCATCCGCGACGTGCTCGGCGGCGAGCTCGAGCCCGGGCGCATCTGGCTCGCGCACCCCGCGCCCGCCGACTTGCGTGGGCTTCGCGCCGTGGCGCCGAGGTCGGAGTTCCTCTTTGGCCAGTCGGACAACGGCTTCTCCTTCCCGAAGGAGGCGCTGGACCAGAGGCTGGTCTCGGCCGATCCCGCGCTCTTCGCCTTCTTGAGCAAGCAGGCCGCGCGGCTGCTCGCGGCCCCGCGCGAGACGCCCTTCATCGCCGACGTGCGCACGCGCCTGGGCAAGCTGCTCGCCGCGGGAACGGCCGACGTGGAGGCGCTCGCCAAGCAACTGCACATGAGCTCACGCACCCTGCAGCGGCGGCTCGAGGGCGAAGGCCTCAAGTTCCAGGGCCTGCTGGACCAGATGCGGCAGCAGCTGGCGCGGCGGCTGGTGGGCCAGTCCGAGCAGGAGACCGAGGACATCTCCAAGCAGCTCGGCTACGCGAACGTGACCGCGTTCCTGCGCGCGTTCAAGCGCTGGACAGCCATGAGCCCCACCGAGTACCGCCGGCGCGCCCGGCGCGGCGACGAGGGCTGA
- a CDS encoding sigma-70 family RNA polymerase sigma factor: MPRATAEAELARLYEAVVPAIHRRALALLRDEQEAWDVVQEVFRKLVENPRAYRGDAPPLHYCYRTATNLCLNRLRALRVRRASESATRLDEAHEPASVEARNLVLSLLDRLDARDLEIATLHFFDQLTQEEISEVVGHTRKTVGLALQRVRAVAHALADETKEKP, from the coding sequence ATGCCCAGAGCGACAGCGGAGGCCGAGCTCGCCCGACTCTACGAGGCCGTGGTGCCGGCCATTCACCGCCGCGCGCTCGCGCTCCTGCGCGACGAGCAGGAGGCCTGGGACGTGGTGCAGGAGGTCTTTCGCAAGCTGGTGGAGAACCCGCGCGCCTACCGCGGCGACGCGCCGCCGCTGCACTACTGCTACCGGACCGCGACGAACCTCTGCCTGAACCGGCTGCGTGCGCTGCGGGTGCGCCGCGCGTCGGAGTCGGCGACGCGGCTCGACGAAGCCCACGAGCCGGCGAGCGTCGAGGCGCGGAATCTCGTGCTCAGCTTGCTCGACCGGCTCGACGCGCGCGACCTGGAGATCGCCACCCTGCACTTCTTCGATCAGCTCACGCAGGAAGAGATCTCGGAAGTCGTGGGCCACACGCGCAAGACCGTGGGCCTGGCGCTGCAGCGCGTGCGCGCCGTGGCCCACGCGCTCGCCGACGAAACGAAGGAGAAGCCGTGA